Below is a window of Carassius gibelio isolate Cgi1373 ecotype wild population from Czech Republic chromosome B23, carGib1.2-hapl.c, whole genome shotgun sequence DNA.
TCTGTGGCACTTTCAACATTGTTTTGCTTGTTTGAGGACCAAAACTGATAACTTATAACTTATAAACTATGTTTTGGTGCATTACTGCCTGCTTTTCTGACCAGTAATCTGGGAATGTTTGAGAAATTATCATTATGTTTTAGAGCTATAAATTACATGCTGCACCTTTAAGAATACTCAAACTTTACGTTGTTGAATCAGTACGATGTGTTGTCTGTTGTTAAAGTTATTTTTGGCTGTCTTGTGTATGTTTTAGATGATTCATCTTCTGAAAGTGGGAGTGGCAATGGGATTCGCACTCTGACTCCTCCCTCGGTAGGTGTGGCCGGAGTGAATGACAGCACGGGGACAGGACCCAGATCGGGCTCGTACGCTGAGGTTAACGGCAACGGAAACGGTACCGCGGCGCCACTCGACTTCAGCACAACTTCCTCATCCTCATCTTTAGAGGACCAGCAACCAGTCAACCTCAGCGACAGACTGAGTCAGGCCCTGCCCAGTGCTGCAACCATGCTGGCGACCTTTAACCCTGAGCACGCAGAGGAGCTGCGCAGAAAATACCCCAAATCCTCAGAGCTACGCCTTGACCGAGATATCAGGGACTATAACAACAAGGTATATACAATCATTTAGGACCATAAAAATGCTGAATGCAACTTATAATTGTCTCAATACCAAAATTTGAGAAGTCAATGCCAGTAGCGATAAAATTTCTCTGGTATCGTTACTTCTTTTTTAGTTTAGTACTAACTTGAAAACGAAGTACCTAACTTTATAAGACACGTATTTGCTAATCTTGCTCCTGGCGATGCCTGTAGATTTTTCCTTCACCCTTGAACACAACAGATTCGTTTGGTTTGAGCGTTTTGAGTTGAATCCACAGATGCAAAGGTTCTCAATCAAACCTCATTCATGCAGTTAGCTAGCGTGACACAGGAGCGTTTTTCATTCTGACAGATGCAGAGAGGTTTGAACAATATGCCGAGCAAGGCTCCGGTCTGAATAGAAACTTTCATTTCATTCCTCTTTTCCATGGTCGGCCTCTGTTGCTTCCCATCTCCTTCTCAATTGTATTGTCTTTGTGAAAAGAAGAGCGTAAAACTATATTTCGAATGAACAGATTCACGATCTCAATTGCAGCCCCAAGACTCTCTGTAGCGAGAATGTCTGAATAACACTGTTTAGACCTTGAAGATGTGGTTTTCATCAGCCGAAGCGCCGTCGGTGGCCATGAATGGCCTTATTGGTAGAATTTTTGATACGTCTTTCAGTCCGTGTCCTCCTTTGAAAGTCTTTTCTGATCGTCAATACGCTCTTGCAGACTATAAGGCTTACCTTggtttctttgtgtgtttttgcagtcTCCTCAATACAGTTCAGGCAGCTATGATTCAATAAAGATGGAGATATGCCCTGAAGATCTAACTGTTGGTCGGCCTCAGGcggctgatgatgatgatgatgaccacGACGACCACGACGATAGTGATAAGATCAATGATGTAGAAGGAGTGGATCCAGAGAGGTTGAAGGCTTTTAACGTGAGTATAAGAGCATTCAACTCATTATTTTCTACTtcataaaaagattttaaaaagttatttgcaAGTGAAACTAGAATTCCTCAATATGTGTTTTATGAGTGGATTTCACCCACACCTCATTCTTAGGTGAAGTaatacatttctctctctttttctagaTGTTTGTGCGTCTCTTTGTGGATGAGAACCTTGACCGTATGGTGCCGATCTCTAAACAGCCTAAAGAGAAGATCCAGGCCATTATTGAGTCCTGCAGCCGTCAGTTCCCAGAGTTCCAGGAACGCGCTCGCAAACGCATTCGTACCTACCTCAAATCCTGCCGTCGTATGAAGAAGAACGGCATGGAGGTACACGCTGACACATTGAGCCCCTTCTGCTTTTTGTAATGGTTAGATGACTTATATTGCCCCCTTGTGGTCAACAGAGAACAGATACCGAGAAATACAGTTTTGTTTAGTGATAAGGgcaaaaattctaaattaatattGATGGAGTtgcaattttaattaaatgtcctgaggatcatgtgacactgaagaatggagttaTTCAGCTTTgacttcacaggaataaattacattttaaaatatgttcaaatagaaaatagttattttaataatatttgattcaataaatggagccttagtgagcataagagacttctttaaaaaaaaaaaagaatggtagTGTATAACATGTTACATATAAAATGAGATTCTGAGAAATGAAGTGTTCTTTCACCATGACCCATAAAATGAGTCCATAATAGGTAATATATTAAATGTACTGTGTGTATTAGCAGACCCGACCCACGCCGCCCCACCTGACCTCAGCCCTGGCTGAGAACATTCTAGCAGCCGCCTGTGAGAGTGAATCACGCAAAGCTGCCAAAAGAATGCGCATGGATGTCTACCAGGCACACGTAAGTAGTGTTGTATAAGTGTATGTGATGCTTGTGGAACCATCTTGGTGTCtctgtttattttaaaaccgaGCTAGCCTGATATATTCATCTCTCTCTCAGGATGAGCCGTTACCGCTGGATAAGGCGGTCTCTCGTGAGCCGGTCTCGCTGACCCACTCTGCGTACTCCCTTGCTGCCTCAGCCTACTCACAGGACCAGCTATACATCAATGGAGGCCTCAACTACAGTTACCGTGGTTTTGGTGGACTGTGTGCCAGCATGCAACACCCCGCGTCCCTGACAACAGCTACCGCCCAGACCAACGGTGAGAGAGGGAGCTGGCAGCATCCTTACTGCAAATTTGtcttaaaatgtgatttacaaataaattacaacatATAAGGGCTAGAATGCATTAAAAAGTGGTTCTCGACCAAGCAACTAAAGGAGCATCAGATCATTTGGATTTAAAGAGACATGCTCTAGTACAGCGTGTTTCTGCTTTCTCTCcaaataagcaaaataaaaaattggtgtggtattttgagctgaaacttcacagatgCATCTTGGGTTCTTCTTGAGTCTTCTTATCTGTTTTTATGtctgtaattatatttttgtCTTCTCCGTTCAGGGCCTACTGATCTCAGTATGAAGTCTCTGGCCTCAAATTCGTCCCCGTCAAGCTCCAGTAGCCTCGGCAGGAACGGAGGAGGAGGCGGGGCTTCAGCTCAGCTCAGCCATACAGAAGTGGCGGCAGTGCGTCAGCTGATCGCAGGATACCGTGAGTCCGCGGCCTTCCTGCTACGATCGGCAGATGAGCTGGAGAACCTCATACTACAACAGAACTGACCCGATTCTCAACACTCTGTCTAAACACATGCCCTCGTCCCTCACATGATCCTAACAAGAGGTTTTCCAGTCACTGAGGAAAACCATCTGGCTCTTAAAGATGttagaaaagagagaaaacacacaGCTTCATCAAGCTTTTGCTTTCATGTCATTTCAACGAGAGCGGCCTAGAGATGGAGATGAATGAATCTCTGAAGGACACTGCGGTGCAGAAGCGCACGGTTCGATGCGTCCTCCACACACTGCTCCCGCATTTCATGCCTTCTCCAAGGCCTCCCTCTGTTTAACCGCCATACGTTCCCCGCTGAGAGCCATCGATTTTTGATTTTCCTCGCTTTTAGCTACTTCAAGGGAGGAATTACGGCACGCCAATCCTCCAGACGAATGAAGACACTTTTGATTTGGAGGCGTAATGGAAAGAAAGAAGATCAAAAAAGCGAGAAGAAACTAATAGACCTTTGTATTTGCTGTAAATAAGCACTCGCAGTGTCCTGAAGCACTTTTCCATTCGCTCTGACCTCTGAATCATTAATTTATGCATATAGATACACAGGTGGAAGCTCACCTGGAAATACCTCAGCCTGTCCGTCccgctctctctctatctctctctctctcccagtgtTCCCCTCTCTGTGTGTGGGAGAAGAAAATGAACACCTGTCCGTCCTCGACTTCACAGTCCACTGATTTAGACATCGAAAGCAGAGAGTGGGAGTGAATTAGTTTCTGTGATTGAACTGCGGGTTTTCTTTTCCACCTCCTCCAAATgtgttgtactgtatatatttcgaTGCATTTCAAGGTATTGATGGCAAAAATACACTGGACTTGTTTTGGGAACGGACCTTTCCtgatgcatttaacagacgcCAACTCTTTGTTTCCTCTGTACGGGTCACCCTctgttctcctcttctctttgtgtcCTTCCATGTCTCCTGTacgtcctctctcctcctccaccTTATTATTCTGCTTTAGAGGGAGACGGAGAATGGAAGCTTGTTAGTCTTTTATCTGTTGACTTTTCTTAATGGCCATTAATCCACTCTGCTGCTATGGACTCCAACGTAACGCCACAAACCTGAAACCTCATGCCTCGCAAACACAACCAGAGCACctcaaggcaaaaaaaaaaaaggcaaaaaaaagtcagaaatggaATATccaaaagaaagataaaaaaaaaaagaaaaactgccgTTTTGCATTCTGGCCGAGAGCGTTTGATTTAATACTGAGGGCTGCttgtgtttgcttttgtttgatttgttgtaAAAGCGCGGTGTGTGCCTAAATCTCAAGATCAACTGGGATCAAATCATCTTTGGCATACGAGCTTGGTGCACAGACATACACGAACACACGCACGACACGGACGGAGACACTGAAGGGTCTTTAGTGAACTGACTATTTAACAGGAGAGGTTTAAAAATGTGTAGATTTGTTTAGGGACGGACTGACAGTCATGTCACTGTAATTTTGCTCCATTTGCACACAGAGGCAGCGCTAATCTGTGATTGAGGAGCTCGGCGCCGGCTCCGTGTTGCACTGCTAGTGGGGGACGGAGAAAGAATATCGCAATGCAGAAGATAATCAAATGCATTTCTGGCCCTAAAGGAGACAGACTAATACAGAGAGGCTACCATGACATGACATTCATCATCACATGACCGGGACCTACTTACGATCGACAGCCATGATGATGTGTGCCCTTGTGCAATTTtgacaccccccaaaaaaaaaaacacaacagtggACATGTAGAAGTAATGATTTCTTGATGTGTTCTATTTATGGTAGGCCTTCACAGTCCAGCCTCCCACTTCAATATTGAGTTGTTGATTAGAATTTCTATAGACATGTAGACATGATATGCAAAATTTACAGAGTGAGGCCTCTCCTCTGTGTAACATTGATCACAAAAGGGTCCTTGACCTCTCTCATCTCGAACTGTCTTCACTATTTCTTTATTTCAGGAGAGGACTTAAAGTAATAAGGAAGTAGATAGGGAgatatataattgtttaataatatttaaactttcaaattgcttaaatatttgtacatatttaaaagtCTTACTTTCCTAAGTTTAAcaccaaaataaatcaaataagaaACCCTAATGCATGGTTAAATTAACTCTTTAGGTTCATTACAAATTCAGTCATTTAAAACGGTAATGATGTActgtttacagtaaaaaaaaatactgtaatgcatATTTATTACAGTATGAATAACacataaatgtaatgcatttattttaaatattttttaaatcaattgacAAATTACAAGTACAAACCACTGAGATgtttaaacacttattttctttttatttgcgtTACGCTAATTAAAATTGGGGATAAATGTTCTTAAGtcgtttaacaaaaaataattagaaaaaaaatgcaaaaaaaaaatgtaattgtccaAACAGtatttttctcaaaatacaaTTTCTGATTTTTGCAGTGAAATTTGACCTAGACAGGCTAATCTGGCTAATTTGACCTGCACGTTCATCGGTTTGATTAGAAAAGCAAGTCCTCTCTCCTCATTTTCTATGCTGTTGCCATTTCTGTTCATCTCTCTCTGTGTCACCTGCTTTTCTTTTCCACGTAGTGCACAGTAGACAGATGTTGAGAGGTCAGGTAATAGAGTCTCGGTCATCTGTCTTTCTCTCGCTGAGGTCTGATATGGGTCCCACTGCCGTCGAACGCTGCTGATTATACGCCAACCTCACATGCTACCGAGCTCTTCTATGGGTTTCTAAAACCATACAACGGAGATGCAAACAGCATCTGTGTGGAAAGAAGCCGAAAAAAGCGAAGCGTTCATCTGTTTCTTCTCTCCAGTTTGCTCAAGGACAGCTACtgaaaaacaaactgtaaaacaAGGCAAACGACAATCTTGACAAAGGTGTAACTAGTTCACAGTTTTGTTTCCATGCTCTGTGTTCCGTGTGTGTCCCGGGAGAATGAGGGGTATTTTAGCCATAATCAGAGCCCCTCTCACTCTCAGATCCGAGTTCTCACGCTAGCCGCCGAGGACGCCTTGTGGCCCACTGTCCAAAACCTTTTTATCTGATtcctatttttattataattatctcGATTACTATTATTTTGTAATTCTTTTTGTACGGCAAGTGGTCTTTTCAGAACCGTTTTGTACCGACATCACATGTGAAGTTTGTCCTGTATGCCTATAACATTCCAAACGAGGATGTCAACATGCCAAGCAGCCAGCCAAACCACGGTCACATCGGATTGCAGATACACACACCGAGGGCGAAATCAGTCCCACGCCGCACGGGCTTTAAAGTGTTAATTACGTCGAGAGCCTGATGCCTGATTTCCCTTAGGCCACAAACCCCAAATAACTGTTATCTCTGTACTGTATGACTGAGTTGTTTGGGAAACTATGTTTTCTGATTAGTTATGCGCCGTGCCTTTAAAGGGGCTTAACCGAACTGATTGTCATATATATACACGTATGTCCCTTTATTGTATTAGAAACCCCTTCAGCTCTCATATCTGCTCTGATTTGGTACCTCAATGCCCCTTCGAGgggtctttttgttttgttgtttttcaatcAGCACCGCGATCTACTGTGATATGAACTAAACAGGCCACCTGTCATTAAGACATCACACACAAAGACACGGACGGATGGACATATACGGGTTCAGGCTTTGCATTCAGGTGTGACGCTGGTTATGGTTGCTGCTGAACTACACAACTTAAGAAAAATGCTCTGGTTTGATCAGATGTAtagctctgaaaaaaaaagaagaaagaaatgaaagaCATGAAAAAAACAACTTGACTTTTATTTTTCTACCACAGTGGTGTACAGCTGCATTCAAGTTCATGTGGTTCCCCCGTTTTAGTCTGTCCTCTTTTCTAATTTGTCAGTGCTTTGGATCTTTACCATCCCGTCTCGGTTTCCTCCTGGTCTCTCCTGTATAAGGAGCTGCTGACGTCGGCTCTGGTTTTGATATGTACCGAATACCAATGTGAAACTGTCTCTTTCCTTCTCATTTTGGACTCAGTGGAAGTGTGATGTTTACATGTACAGATTTTTGagattctctttctttttttgttgttgttctcatttttgttgttgtttttaattcaaaTGCTTTCCCTTCTTCTGTTCGGGCACTGCTTAATTTGATCTGATTCCTTTATAGTGAAGGGAAATGGGACTTGCAGCGATTTTCCATGCATTTACAGTAAGACAAGACAGTGTTTTTGTCTGGGAGACCCCCATTTCTGACCCCAATCACTTTCTGTAACTGCTGTCAACAGATACACAAAATGAAGAAGGCTTGTTGTAAATTAATCTTTTCCTCTGACTATTAGAGACAACATGGCTTTCTGTTCCTTAATGATTAAAAGCCATTATCACACCCTTGGTTGTGTGCAGACATCAAGTATTCGAGTACAAGAACAGCAGAGTGAAAACCTCAGGTAAATGAttgctgttttatatttgaaaaagaaGTCCTATCGGCAACCCATTTCCCACTTTAATAccataatatatacaaaatgaatctttttttaatatttattgtgttaaatatatataacagtgAATACTTTTTCAGTACATGTGGCTAAATATTTTAATTCTTTAGAAAAGTGTTGATGCATACATATGTGAAGAAACTGAAAGattgaatgaaaatggaaaaaaaaaaaaaaattttgttgttTAATGCAAACAGCATGGGCGGCTCCTAACATATCACTTTCATTAATGAAAACCAATGATTTGAGATGAAGCTTTCTCCAGTGGGATGTCACTGACATgacattgtgacttttttttctcccaaGCTGTACGTCACAAAGCTAAATATACTAATAAAACCGTGTGCTATATATCAAATAAAGCtgtatttcttttcttcttcctgaagaaAAAATCTTTTAAATCAGCATCAATGTATTTGTCTGTTAACTAAAACCTGAAACTTACATTGCTTTGTTCCTCATGATAAAAATGGGTTCATAAAATAATATCAGTAGCGCTCAGTCACGTTGATTCTTCATGGTCAATGacaatattcaaatatttccTCTTGTGTGTGGTTGTAAATTTATTTAGGaatcttgttttttattattatttttatttttattattatggccCACTTGGAAGGCTTTTAATGCTTGTGTGGTTCAGAAATGCAGGGATAGGGTTAAGCACTGGCCTAGTTTGGAGGGGTTGAGTAAATTATATTGCATACGATAAAAGGTATTATTTACTGTTACTGGCCTGATATGAGGGTTGAGTAATTTATATtgcatattgtaaaatatattattcactTCACAATGTAATACAGTATATGTGATGTAGGATATATGATTTCAATCTTTGACATGGCCTCACTCAGTCAATATTAAAGACATCAAGGtcacattttcacagaatgttctttAGCTTATACAGGATGACTTTATAGAAAACTGTAAAATACTTCAGCTGGGTTTTCAAAGCCAGGGTCACAGCCTCTATATCCCACACTTTTAAGCCAATATACATTGAAGCCATATAGGAGTCGCATCAAGGTGGCAATTTTAGTGTGTTTACTTTAcaaaaaacttttaatgttgctCAGATAAGATTCGACCTAAATATATTTACACACCAATCACGGACGCGGGAAACAATGTATTACGCGGTGACGCGCTCAAACATTATTGGTTCCTGAGCATAAAGACAGTCTGACTGCTTTCCTGTCATGATAAAGTTTTTCGAACAGCTTTATTCTATAATCTCCTTATTTCATTTTATGCGACGCCAGAATACATGTATTGAATGATTTATATAGGCTGCAGTAGCCTAATCTCGTTACCTTATACATTCTAAATGACAGAAGCCTAGCTAGAAGTCATTCAGAAAATATAGCTCATAATactcaaaataaacagaaaatcatTAAAAAGCTAAACTGCCCAATATAATATTAAACAGCAATATAAAGGTGCAGCGTATGACGTCACCGCTCATGGGCGGGTCCACAATATTGCTGTGCACCACTGGTTTAGTTACTATAATTagcacaacaaataaataaataaataaggctaAGTGGAAGTCCCCTTCgtgtatagtaataataataataaaaataataataataataataaacgtgattatgtgtgtgtgtgcgttaaaAACTAATAGGCCAGAATAGTATTGCTTTCAACTGCTTATATTCGCACGACATGCACGCAAATGAGCGTGCACAAATTTTCATAAACGCAAATATTTGCGGAGATGTAAGAATGTTTAATGATTAAAGGCGAATCTAAAAATGAACACAAACGCTTTCCAGCTCCAAGTGTGCGCTTGCCTAGTGAACAGATGATCGCTCCACGGGAGACACGGCTCGCTCGCGGCCAGATGCACGCACTGCGAAGCGTTTTGCTCCGGAGTGGATAGAGGCACCGAGTGCTGCGGCGCACTGCACCGCTCATTATAAGAGAAGAGGGGCGTCGTGGACGAGTAGAGCCGAGGTTTACATGAAAAGAGGATGTTCTTCATCTGTGGTACTTCAACAGCAACATCATCTCCTCGTCTAAATGTCTCAATGAACTATTCAACATGTCTTTCCCGCGTACCTTTGTGATCCATCCCGAGACGGAACCGGTTTCACCTGATCCTCCGCTATGATTGCGGCCAGCGCGTTGACTCAACAAAGGGGATCCCGGTACAGAATCGCTACGGACGGTCGGTCACCATCGGTGAGGGACCCACACGCCtcttttattttcaatttcaacCGTTTCGCTTGGTGGACAGCTTCCAAATATTCTGGCTACCCTGGATTCCGCAGAAAGCGAGGGCTGGGATGGAGAAGTGTTGTCGCAGCTGTATGCCCTGTCTGAAGACGCTGTGGGACTGCATATGGCCCGAGTTTTACTATCCGAGCATGCCTCGACCGGCCGAGATCCGCACGGTTTCGGGTGATATCCGTGTCCCGGCTCCGAAGAAGAAACCTGCGCAGCTGTACGCGGCGCTCTTCGACTTCGAAGCCCGCAGTGAGGAAGAGCTGACGGTGAAAGAAGGGGACAAACTGTCTGTCATAGAAAAGAGGGGAGATTATGTACTTGCCAAGAAGCTGACGGGGTCTCTGGAGTCCGGACTGGTCCCTGCTAATTATGTGGCCCTAGTACAGGATGAATTCGCTAACTACAGGTGAGTCCTGACAGTCAATAGATCTATTTAGTTTCTGATAGCCTGTCCATTTTTAATTACCGAGATTAATCAttatatgtgaccttggaccataAATCATAAGggccgattttttttttaaattgagatttatacatcatctgaaagctgaataaataagcttttcattgatgtatatttggctgagatacaactattagaaaatttggaatctgtggGTGCAAAAAGAAAatcgcttttaaagttgtccaaattaagttcttagcaatgcatataactaattaaaaatcatgtgttgatatatttacggtacaaaatatcctcatggaacatgctttttacttaatatcctatttTTGGTATAAATATAAGttaataattttgaattatatgcatggttttgtgatccagggtctctctcacgcacacacacacacacacacacaaatagatttTCATCAACACTTGATTTCATTTGTTTATATAGGTAACcataaaagtatttcaggttTAAGATATATCAGTTATAGGGTGTAAATATGGTGGTTTGGGGGAGTCAGAATCCCTAATTAACACTTGAACCTAATTGATTTTGAACAAAAGATTACTGTCTAATACACATATGTTTTGACAAAGATTTCAGTCTGCTACATCCATAATAAAGGACTTTATTATGCATTTAGTTATCTTTAATATATTTCCAAAACTCGTTTATTAAACTCAGTTGACTATTGGACCCAAAGGTAGCGC
It encodes the following:
- the LOC128012124 gene encoding nucleolar protein 4-like isoform X2; the protein is MSTKKRVDLTRRSRSPAVSEAEMLGDFQEWCLRTYGDSGKTKTVTRRKYNKILQTLLHSDDSEGVYIENNHINAKFKFWVKSKGFQVGNTDGKPNENGAADRPVLYVPIKATCVDGGSGPENSFLKRVAVVEDFYDIIYAMHVEISSDPAKAPKHAGQKKTYKAIAETYAFLPREAVTRFLMSCGECQKRMHISPSGAEFKENNQPTSLAADLIDFNMPLTTTYLKQKKLQCMNNNEQDDCSVSSEEFDMSDPTWISAERHIALPDLKHPSRADRMHSPQNTHKEEDDDSSSESGSGNGIRTLTPPSVGVAGVNDSTGTGPRSGSYAEVNGNGNGTAAPLDFSTTSSSSSLEDQQPVNLSDRLSQALPSAATMLATFNPEHAEELRRKYPKSSELRLDRDIRDYNNKSPQYSSGSYDSIKMEICPEDLTVGRPQAADDDDDDHDDHDDSDKINDVEGVDPERLKAFNMFVRLFVDENLDRMVPISKQPKEKIQAIIESCSRQFPEFQERARKRIRTYLKSCRRMKKNGMETRPTPPHLTSALAENILAAACESESRKAAKRMRMDVYQAHDEPLPLDKAVSREPVSLTHSAYSLAASAYSQDQLYINGGLNYSYRGFGGLCASMQHPASLTTATAQTNGPTDLSMKSLASNSSPSSSSSLGRNGGGGGASAQLSHTEVAAVRQLIAGYRESAAFLLRSADELENLILQQN
- the LOC128012124 gene encoding nucleolar protein 4-like isoform X1; translated protein: MSTKKRVDLTRRSRSPAVSEAEMLGDFQEWCLRTYGDSGKTKTVTRRKYNKILQTLLHSDDSEGVYIENNHINAKFKFWVKSKGFQVGNTDGKPNENGAADRPVLYVPIKATCVDGGSGPENSFLKRVAVVEDFYDIIYAMHVEISSDPAKAPKHAGQKKTYKAIAETYAFLPREAVTRFLMSCGECQKRMHISPSGAEFKENNQPTSLAADLIDFNMPLTTTYLKQKKLQCMNNNEQDDCSVSSEEFDMSDPTWISAERHIALPDLKHPSRADRMHSPQNTHKEEDDDSSSESGSGNGIRTLTPPSVGVAGVNDSTGTGPRSGSYAEVNGNGNGTAAPLDFSTTSSSSSLEDQQPVNLSDRLSQALPSAATMLATFNPEHAEELRRKYPKSSELRLDRDIRDYNNKSPQYSSGSYDSIKMEICPEDLTVGRPQAADDDDDDHDDHDDSDKINDVEGVDPERLKAFNMFVRLFVDENLDRMVPISKQPKEKIQAIIESCSRQFPEFQERARKRIRTYLKSCRRMKKNGMEQTRPTPPHLTSALAENILAAACESESRKAAKRMRMDVYQAHDEPLPLDKAVSREPVSLTHSAYSLAASAYSQDQLYINGGLNYSYRGFGGLCASMQHPASLTTATAQTNGPTDLSMKSLASNSSPSSSSSLGRNGGGGGASAQLSHTEVAAVRQLIAGYRESAAFLLRSADELENLILQQN